A stretch of the Methanobacterium veterum genome encodes the following:
- a CDS encoding diphthine--ammonia ligase codes for MKAAVLFSGGKDSTMAAYSAIKEGHEVEYLVSVFSDNPASYMFHVANIHITELSAEAMGIKLIKKVTKGIKEEELEDLKNILIELKDKGIEAIYSGALFSVYQKSRIDALCEELGLESCAPLWHRDPTEYMEEIIDLGFEVIITSVAAEGFDEPWLGRKVDRDSLLEIVELNKKYKIHIGFEGGEAETLVLDGPIFNKKIKVMESENIWEGDSGYFLIKEAELEEK; via the coding sequence ATGAAAGCAGCAGTTCTTTTTTCAGGGGGTAAAGATAGTACAATGGCAGCATACAGTGCCATTAAGGAGGGGCATGAGGTAGAGTATCTTGTCTCGGTATTTTCTGATAATCCTGCATCGTACATGTTTCATGTTGCAAATATACATATTACAGAACTTTCAGCTGAAGCAATGGGAATAAAACTTATTAAAAAAGTTACAAAGGGAATTAAAGAAGAAGAATTAGAAGATCTTAAAAATATTCTAATTGAATTGAAAGATAAAGGAATTGAAGCTATTTATTCAGGTGCTCTTTTTTCTGTATATCAAAAGTCAAGAATAGATGCACTCTGTGAAGAGTTGGGGCTTGAATCATGCGCGCCACTATGGCATAGAGATCCTACAGAGTACATGGAAGAGATTATTGACCTTGGATTTGAGGTTATAATAACAAGTGTAGCTGCTGAAGGCTTTGATGAGCCATGGCTTGGTAGAAAAGTTGATAGGGACTCTCTCCTTGAGATTGTGGAATTAAATAAAAAATATAAAATACACATTGGCTTTGAAGGTGGTGAAGCTGAAACTCTTGTTTTAGATGGACCTATCTTTAATAAAAAAATTAAAGTGATGGAATCAGAAAATATTTGGGAAGGGGACAGCGGTTATTTTTTAATTAAAGAAGCTGAATTAGAAGAAAAATAA
- a CDS encoding A24 family peptidase C-terminal domain-containing protein — MVFDIPLVCTFIAIIACLYASYTDLKSGIIQNKLTFSLIGLGIVLNAVYAFMINDIWFIVTGVIFTAVIFALGYIFWKLGAWAGGDVKLFTALAALLPFYPLALSYNIWGAAFPIVSIYGFPITLIINSLLSILPFLLIYVLFIAIRRKPYLVDELLAPVKEYKKNIVLALVTTAAVSLTYVILPYLPYRTIVVSLVLIIVLSFIISKLPDMVKAVILFVFTVFALYTNIQVTVIGIVAIFLSITAIGIIRKLITSVNRKALQDDYEISDLKEGMIPAYNMYERADEVYVDDKGFFDKIKESLKNGDPTGITAPKGKLLISSMAAGLTEENITLLKKLFEENKIDPKIKIKRGVPFAPSILIGLLISLFIGDLAVILQKILYVILY, encoded by the coding sequence ATGGTTTTCGATATACCTTTAGTCTGTACATTCATAGCAATTATAGCATGTTTGTATGCAAGTTATACAGATTTAAAATCTGGAATTATCCAGAATAAACTTACTTTCTCATTAATTGGTTTGGGAATTGTCTTAAATGCAGTATATGCATTTATGATTAATGATATCTGGTTTATTGTAACTGGTGTAATATTTACGGCAGTGATCTTTGCTCTGGGCTATATTTTCTGGAAATTAGGGGCGTGGGCAGGTGGAGATGTTAAATTATTTACAGCACTGGCAGCTTTACTTCCTTTTTACCCATTAGCTTTAAGTTACAATATATGGGGTGCAGCTTTCCCAATTGTTTCTATCTACGGGTTCCCTATTACTCTTATAATAAATAGTTTGCTTTCTATACTTCCTTTCCTCTTAATTTACGTGTTATTTATAGCAATACGGAGGAAACCTTATCTTGTGGACGAATTATTGGCTCCAGTTAAAGAATATAAAAAGAATATTGTACTGGCACTGGTTACAACAGCAGCAGTTTCATTGACATATGTCATACTGCCTTATCTACCTTACAGGACAATAGTAGTTTCATTAGTTCTTATTATTGTCTTATCTTTCATTATCTCGAAACTGCCGGATATGGTAAAGGCCGTTATTCTGTTTGTCTTCACGGTATTTGCGTTATACACAAATATACAAGTAACAGTAATTGGTATAGTTGCTATATTCTTATCAATAACAGCTATTGGAATTATTAGAAAATTGATTACATCTGTAAATAGAAAAGCTCTCCAGGATGACTATGAAATTTCTGATTTAAAAGAAGGGATGATACCTGCTTATAATATGTATGAAAGAGCAGATGAAGTTTATGTGGATGATAAAGGTTTTTTTGATAAAATAAAAGAATCTTTAAAAAATGGGGACCCTACTGGAATCACTGCCCCTAAAGGTAAGCTTTTAATAAGTTCTATGGCAGCAGGTTTAACTGAAGAAAATATAACTCTTCTTAAAAAGTTATTTGAAGAAAATAAAATAGATCCTAAAATTAAAATCAAAAGGGGAGTGCCATTTGCACCTTCCATCTTGATAGGTCTTTTAATTTCCCTATTTATAGGGGATTTAGCTGTCATACTCCAGAAAATATTATATGTAATACTATATTGA
- the asnB gene encoding asparagine synthase (glutamine-hydrolyzing) produces MCGIAGVMGTNISKKLYDMLISLKHRGPDGTGVFVDDVTSYGNLDNLKISEGSFGLGHNLLSIVGCEPDSQPIVYDNYVLVCNGEIYNFKELKNKFNIDFKTDSDCEIIISLIKMFYEGSLYDAVIKTIEQLDGDYAFAVYDGKNFAAVRDPVGVKPLYFGENDDEKTFAFASEKKALWKIGINDVKTLPPDSMLYNNELVSNKLNGNINIPNLGSQSNLSKETLRKQLKDLLITSVKKRVSGLSEVGILFSGGIDSTIIAKITDDLGIETRLYSVGHKDSADLKFARKTAEKMNLPLRTKVIDVDDVKRYLIPVLDAIEEFNIMKIGVGMPAYIAAEMAYEDNLKVMLSGQGADELFGGYNRYLKFYEEKGERAQEDLKKDILNLYHVNLQRDDAVTMANSIELRVPYLDPDIINIAMNIPMKYKINKDDTLRKCILREVGAELGVPEEIVKRPKKAAQYGSGIHKMLVKKVLKDESFKNIQNKFDIYY; encoded by the coding sequence ATGTGCGGAATAGCAGGAGTAATGGGAACCAATATATCAAAAAAACTATATGATATGCTTATCTCTTTAAAACACAGAGGTCCAGATGGAACAGGCGTTTTTGTAGATGATGTTACATCTTATGGGAATTTAGATAATTTAAAAATTTCTGAAGGATCATTTGGACTCGGACATAATTTACTTTCTATAGTTGGATGTGAACCTGATTCACAACCCATAGTCTATGATAATTATGTTTTAGTATGTAACGGGGAAATATACAATTTTAAAGAACTTAAAAACAAGTTTAATATAGATTTTAAAACAGATTCTGATTGTGAAATTATTATCAGTCTTATTAAAATGTTTTATGAGGGCTCACTTTACGATGCAGTAATAAAAACCATTGAACAATTGGATGGAGACTATGCATTTGCGGTGTATGATGGTAAAAACTTCGCAGCAGTGCGGGACCCTGTTGGGGTAAAACCGCTTTATTTTGGAGAAAATGATGATGAAAAAACTTTTGCATTCGCTTCTGAAAAGAAAGCACTCTGGAAAATAGGTATAAATGATGTAAAAACACTTCCACCTGATTCAATGCTGTACAATAATGAACTGGTGAGCAATAAATTAAATGGAAATATCAATATACCGAATTTAGGAAGCCAATCTAATTTATCTAAAGAGACACTAAGAAAACAGTTAAAGGATCTTTTGATAACATCTGTAAAAAAGAGAGTATCTGGACTTTCTGAAGTGGGTATACTTTTTTCAGGAGGCATAGACAGTACAATAATTGCTAAAATAACAGATGATCTTGGAATTGAAACGCGCCTTTACAGTGTTGGCCATAAAGATTCTGCTGATCTTAAGTTTGCTAGGAAAACCGCAGAAAAAATGAATTTACCCCTTAGAACCAAGGTAATAGATGTGGATGATGTCAAGAGATATTTGATACCTGTACTGGATGCAATAGAAGAATTCAATATCATGAAAATTGGAGTTGGAATGCCTGCATACATTGCAGCAGAAATGGCATATGAAGATAATTTAAAAGTCATGCTTTCAGGACAAGGGGCAGATGAACTCTTTGGAGGATACAATCGTTATTTAAAGTTTTATGAGGAGAAAGGAGAAAGGGCACAGGAAGATTTGAAGAAAGATATTTTAAACCTGTATCATGTAAACTTACAGAGAGATGATGCTGTCACTATGGCAAATTCAATTGAACTTAGAGTGCCTTATCTTGATCCCGATATTATAAATATTGCTATGAACATACCTATGAAGTATAAAATAAATAAAGACGATACCTTGAGAAAATGTATTCTCAGGGAAGTAGGAGCTGAACTTGGAGTGCCTGAAGAAATCGTAAAGAGGCCTAAAAAAGCAGCTCAATATGGATCAGGTATCCACAAAATGCTTGTTAAAAAAGTTTTAAAGGATGAATCCTTTAAAAATATCCAAAATAAATTTGACATATATTATTGA
- a CDS encoding cofactor-independent phosphoglycerate mutase, with the protein MKYVVVIGDGMADYPLEELNNKTVLQASVIPNMDFIASNGTNGLLKTVPEGMQPGSDVANLSIMGYDPKKYYTGRGPLEAASIGADLQNGEVAFRCNFITAKDGKLADFNANHISTGEAKELIDTLNQEFAEIGKFYLGVSYRHLFVMDNTESASLKSTPPHDVVGEGIEENLLKPYDDKNAELLNKIMRDSVEILEDHPVNKKRVADGKYPANMIWLWGQGTRPNMDPFIEKYGLKGATITGVDLIKGLGSYLGLTNINVPGATGYFDTDYSQKANYAVDTLNDHDLVFVHVEAPDEAGHAGDITEKIKAIESIDEKIIGKLLDELPKFDDYAISILPDHATPISVKTHTTDAIPYAMCSTNGVKDNVNQYNEFSAKMGSLGTIEGHKFMKSFLDI; encoded by the coding sequence ATGAAATACGTAGTTGTAATAGGAGACGGAATGGCAGATTATCCCCTTGAAGAATTAAATAATAAAACTGTTCTTCAAGCTTCTGTGATTCCCAATATGGATTTTATAGCATCTAATGGTACAAATGGATTACTTAAAACCGTTCCTGAAGGTATGCAGCCGGGATCTGATGTTGCAAACCTTTCAATAATGGGTTATGACCCTAAAAAATATTATACTGGAAGAGGGCCGCTTGAAGCGGCAAGTATAGGCGCTGATCTTCAAAATGGAGAGGTTGCTTTTAGATGTAATTTTATAACCGCAAAAGATGGAAAATTAGCAGATTTTAATGCAAATCATATTTCTACAGGAGAAGCAAAAGAGCTTATAGATACTTTAAATCAGGAATTTGCAGAAATTGGAAAATTTTATCTTGGTGTAAGCTACAGACATTTGTTTGTAATGGATAATACCGAATCAGCTTCGTTAAAATCCACTCCTCCTCACGATGTGGTTGGAGAAGGCATTGAAGAAAACCTTCTAAAGCCTTATGATGATAAAAATGCGGAATTATTAAATAAGATCATGCGTGACTCGGTGGAAATACTTGAAGATCATCCTGTAAATAAAAAAAGAGTTGCAGATGGTAAGTACCCTGCAAATATGATATGGTTATGGGGACAGGGAACTAGGCCCAATATGGATCCGTTTATTGAAAAATATGGATTAAAAGGTGCTACCATTACAGGTGTAGATCTTATAAAAGGTCTTGGATCTTATCTTGGACTGACTAATATCAATGTTCCAGGGGCAACTGGTTATTTTGACACGGATTACAGTCAAAAAGCGAATTACGCAGTGGATACCTTAAATGACCATGATTTAGTGTTTGTCCATGTTGAAGCTCCAGATGAGGCAGGGCATGCTGGTGACATAACAGAAAAGATCAAAGCTATAGAAAGTATAGATGAAAAAATCATTGGAAAACTTCTTGATGAACTCCCAAAATTTGATGATTATGCTATTTCTATACTGCCTGATCATGCGACCCCTATATCTGTTAAAACACATACAACAGATGCGATTCCTTATGCAATGTGCTCTACAAATGGGGTTAAAGATAATGTCAATCAGTATAATGAATTTTCAGCAAAAATGGGTTCTTTGGGCACCATTGAAGGACATAAATTTATGAAAAGTTTTTTGGATATTTGA
- a CDS encoding amino acid-binding protein: MRLNLVLELLDIPGQLTDAFKPISRLGANIVTVIHQRDVKTERGTIPVQITIEGDKDTLDKVIDTLESQNIQIMEVDGVLRKEKIRTIFIGNIVEKDVKDALGRLNNIEGVRVIDFNLKIGDDPERSASKIILEADSGKRKEILGNIKEIGKSKGFLVINEV; this comes from the coding sequence ATGAGATTAAATCTAGTTTTAGAACTTTTAGATATCCCTGGACAACTTACTGATGCTTTTAAGCCTATTAGTAGGCTTGGAGCTAATATAGTCACTGTAATTCACCAGAGGGATGTAAAAACAGAAAGGGGTACAATACCTGTCCAGATTACAATTGAGGGAGATAAAGATACATTGGATAAGGTTATAGACACTCTTGAAAGTCAGAATATTCAGATAATGGAAGTAGACGGTGTTTTAAGGAAAGAAAAAATAAGAACAATCTTTATTGGAAATATCGTTGAAAAAGATGTTAAGGATGCACTTGGCAGGCTTAATAACATTGAAGGTGTAAGAGTAATTGATTTCAATTTAAAAATTGGGGATGATCCAGAAAGATCAGCATCTAAGATCATTCTTGAAGCAGATTCCGGTAAAAGAAAAGAGATACTGGGAAACATAAAAGAAATTGGAAAATCTAAAGGATTTTTAGTTATAAATGAAGTTTAG
- a CDS encoding RNA-binding domain-containing protein — MNCKIYAKTELNPTEDIDKVTKTLKNMFDYDDIEIGENYVLVSGEKESITNLRKELRERKIRGVARKMMLKGIGANKIHFKLSKQAAFVGVPNFVEDDLSPLGEIDVEIETDDVQRFIDWIAPEIK; from the coding sequence ATGAACTGTAAGATATATGCTAAGACTGAATTGAATCCCACAGAAGATATTGACAAAGTCACCAAAACACTGAAAAACATGTTTGATTATGATGATATAGAAATAGGGGAAAATTATGTCCTTGTATCTGGTGAAAAAGAATCAATTACAAATTTACGTAAGGAACTCAGGGAAAGGAAAATCAGAGGTGTTGCCAGGAAAATGATGTTAAAAGGAATTGGTGCAAATAAAATTCATTTCAAATTAAGTAAACAGGCAGCATTTGTTGGGGTTCCCAATTTTGTAGAAGATGATCTATCTCCACTGGGAGAAATTGACGTTGAAATTGAAACTGATGATGTTCAAAGATTTATAGACTGGATCGCTCCAGAAATTAAATAG
- the pyrG gene encoding glutamine hydrolyzing CTP synthase gives MSKYIVVTGGVVSSIGKGITAASIGRILRSYGIDVTAIKIDPYLNWDSGTLNPYQHGEVFVTEDGMETDLDLGHYERFLDVELSGDSNITTGKVYSSVIDKERKGDYLGSCVQIIPHITDEIKSMIRKISNKNDADVVLVEIGGTVGDIESQPFLEAVRQLRNEEGHDNVMFVHVTYVPYLNAAGEFKTKPTQHSTKELRSTGIIPDMIICRSELSIDTPLKQKIAHFCDVERNAVINCPDVSSIYEVPLILSKENVGEYVLKRLKMESRQPDLKDWQKIVKSLKKEEPVVNIGIIGKYVELEDAYISIRESLKHAAASIGVKVHIDWINAGNSLDTNKLEGLDGLLIPGGFGERGISGKLEAVKYSIAQKVPLFGICLGMQCMVIEFARLNGFEDANSTEFDPETKNPVIDIMPEQIKIEYMGGTMRLGSYPCNVKTGTQAYEAYQKKSVDERHRHRFEFNNEYREILQEKGLIISGISPNDLLVEMIELKDHPWFLGCQFHPEFKSRPNNAHPIFVSFMNASFENKKNKS, from the coding sequence CTGTCAAAATATATAGTGGTAACTGGCGGAGTTGTAAGTTCAATTGGAAAAGGAATAACTGCAGCATCAATTGGTAGGATATTAAGATCATATGGAATTGATGTAACTGCAATAAAGATAGATCCTTATTTAAACTGGGATTCAGGAACTCTTAATCCTTATCAACATGGAGAAGTGTTTGTTACAGAAGATGGTATGGAAACTGATTTAGATTTAGGGCATTATGAAAGGTTTTTAGACGTAGAACTCTCCGGTGATTCTAATATAACCACAGGTAAAGTTTATTCATCTGTTATTGATAAAGAAAGGAAAGGAGATTATCTTGGATCCTGTGTACAGATAATTCCACATATAACTGACGAAATTAAGTCAATGATAAGAAAAATTTCAAATAAAAACGATGCGGATGTAGTTTTAGTTGAAATAGGTGGAACTGTAGGGGATATAGAAAGTCAGCCATTTTTAGAAGCTGTGAGACAGCTGCGTAATGAAGAGGGGCATGACAATGTAATGTTTGTTCATGTAACTTATGTACCTTACCTGAATGCTGCAGGTGAGTTTAAAACTAAACCTACCCAGCACAGTACTAAAGAATTGAGAAGTACTGGTATTATTCCAGATATGATAATTTGCAGGTCTGAGTTATCTATTGATACTCCCCTAAAACAAAAAATAGCTCATTTTTGTGACGTTGAAAGAAATGCTGTTATAAACTGTCCTGATGTTAGTTCAATTTATGAAGTTCCTTTAATTCTAAGTAAAGAAAATGTAGGGGAATATGTACTTAAAAGATTAAAAATGGAATCTCGACAGCCGGACCTTAAGGACTGGCAAAAAATTGTGAAGTCCTTAAAAAAAGAGGAACCAGTAGTAAATATAGGAATTATAGGGAAGTATGTAGAGCTTGAGGATGCTTATATAAGTATCAGAGAGTCTTTAAAACATGCAGCCGCGAGTATTGGAGTTAAAGTTCATATAGACTGGATAAATGCTGGAAATTCACTTGATACTAACAAACTTGAAGGATTAGATGGATTACTTATACCTGGCGGTTTTGGTGAGAGGGGTATCTCTGGAAAATTAGAGGCGGTAAAATATTCAATAGCGCAGAAAGTCCCACTGTTTGGAATTTGTCTTGGAATGCAGTGTATGGTAATTGAATTTGCAAGATTGAATGGTTTTGAAGATGCAAACAGTACTGAATTTGATCCAGAGACTAAGAATCCTGTTATTGACATCATGCCGGAACAGATAAAGATCGAGTATATGGGTGGAACAATGAGGCTTGGTTCTTATCCATGTAATGTTAAAACTGGAACACAGGCATATGAAGCTTATCAAAAAAAGTCTGTGGATGAACGACACAGGCATAGATTTGAATTTAACAATGAATACCGTGAAATATTGCAGGAAAAAGGGTTGATAATTTCAGGTATATCACCTAATGATTTGCTTGTTGAAATGATAGAGCTTAAAGATCATCCATGGTTTTTAGGCTGTCAGTTCCATCCAGAATTTAAATCAAGACCAAATAATGCTCATCCTATCTTTGTATCATTTATGAATGCATCATTTGAAAATAAAAAGAATAAATCTTAG
- a CDS encoding nucleoside monophosphate kinase has product MQVIGVTGLPGSGKSIVARVAKNMDVNIIRMGDVIRDEAVKRNAEIGETAVKLREEYGDYVVAERCVELIKEHSKDETAECELKFIIEGIRSPYEVKIFKKNFKTFKIIAIHSSPKTRFGRLKRRKREDDSSNVAEFIKRDNRELKFGIGNVIATSDYMIVNEGPVWKFKNSIRSILKNEVKNTKQKS; this is encoded by the coding sequence ATGCAGGTAATAGGAGTAACAGGACTACCAGGATCAGGTAAGAGCATCGTAGCAAGAGTTGCTAAGAATATGGATGTCAATATAATACGAATGGGCGATGTTATAAGAGATGAAGCAGTAAAAAGAAACGCTGAAATTGGGGAAACTGCAGTTAAACTACGTGAAGAGTATGGCGACTATGTAGTTGCAGAAAGATGTGTAGAACTAATTAAAGAGCATTCAAAAGATGAAACTGCAGAATGTGAATTAAAATTTATAATCGAAGGTATAAGAAGCCCGTATGAAGTAAAAATATTTAAGAAAAATTTTAAAACATTTAAAATTATCGCTATCCATTCCAGCCCTAAAACACGCTTTGGTAGATTAAAAAGAAGAAAAAGAGAAGATGATTCCAGTAATGTGGCAGAATTTATAAAAAGAGATAATAGAGAACTTAAATTTGGGATAGGTAACGTTATAGCCACATCAGATTATATGATAGTAAATGAAGGGCCGGTCTGGAAGTTTAAAAATTCAATACGCAGCATATTAAAAAATGAGGTTAAAAACACTAAGCAAAAATCATAG
- a CDS encoding class III signal peptide-containing protein, protein MIMDRRGQISLEFVLILALMAVIVGAIGWYAGNANEQNVITSAVRSAADNATTTLAMLNRTMKPVTVEDITTTTNGNNITLQVDISGSLSSNQNQIIKSSILSSIASQGYNVTSNTIVTNKHVYTIKVA, encoded by the coding sequence ATGATAATGGATCGACGGGGACAAATATCATTAGAATTCGTTCTTATACTTGCCCTTATGGCGGTAATTGTAGGTGCTATTGGTTGGTATGCAGGAAATGCAAACGAACAAAATGTTATAACATCAGCGGTAAGATCCGCAGCAGATAATGCAACAACTACCCTTGCTATGTTAAATAGAACCATGAAACCTGTAACAGTCGAAGATATAACCACAACTACTAATGGAAATAATATAACACTTCAAGTAGATATCAGTGGTTCGCTTTCCAGTAACCAAAATCAAATCATAAAAAGCAGTATACTATCTTCAATAGCCTCCCAGGGATACAATGTGACCAGCAACACCATTGTAACAAATAAACATGTATACACAATTAAAGTAGCGTAA
- a CDS encoding DUF2101 family protein, with translation MNIFAKFGELIIKIFNFIGMLILAIPKIPSILRGINTNDIKDKVNSGSFKENLSKVKDTGLEIGEMGVSKVSEMRNPQSSQLNKDTEEIQMHDTPLSGKFTSKEKERTVFKLQLISIGFLVVSVLYLFNFLSFIIFCILGILLVVYMVYLLRSKVKLMYPIDFNAYRDFFLMYIVAGIVLVVVSSNPNFIMAFSFEFFPYLTVLIFAALLSVAVFLIFRIRYHRNFTYGTVVETSENTAYVKVEYDICSNVKPDMYFVTNSCGAGKGDEVKLQIKEKLLSTGGNKPVSIIEIIN, from the coding sequence ATGAATATATTTGCCAAATTCGGTGAGTTAATCATAAAAATATTTAATTTTATTGGAATGCTAATTTTAGCAATACCTAAAATCCCTTCTATTTTGAGGGGCATTAACACTAACGATATTAAAGATAAGGTTAATTCAGGGTCTTTTAAAGAAAACTTGTCTAAAGTAAAAGATACAGGTCTTGAGATTGGTGAAATGGGAGTTTCAAAAGTTTCTGAAATGAGAAATCCTCAAAGTTCTCAATTAAATAAGGATACTGAAGAAATTCAGATGCATGATACACCCTTATCTGGAAAATTTACTTCAAAAGAAAAGGAAAGAACCGTATTTAAACTTCAACTAATTTCTATAGGTTTTTTAGTTGTATCAGTACTTTACCTATTTAATTTTCTGTCTTTCATTATTTTCTGTATTCTTGGAATTCTATTAGTTGTATACATGGTATATCTGCTGAGGTCTAAGGTTAAATTAATGTATCCTATAGATTTTAATGCTTATCGCGACTTTTTTTTAATGTATATTGTGGCAGGTATAGTCTTAGTCGTAGTCAGCAGTAATCCAAACTTTATCATGGCGTTTTCATTTGAGTTTTTCCCATATCTTACAGTTCTGATCTTTGCAGCGCTATTATCTGTGGCTGTTTTTTTAATTTTCAGAATAAGGTATCATCGAAATTTCACCTATGGGACTGTAGTTGAAACCAGTGAAAATACAGCCTATGTTAAGGTAGAATATGATATATGTTCCAATGTGAAGCCTGATATGTACTTTGTAACTAACAGCTGTGGTGCTGGTAAGGGAGACGAAGTTAAACTTCAAATAAAAGAAAAACTATTAAGCACTGGTGGAAATAAGCCTGTTAGTATAATTGAGATTATAAATTAA
- the gatC gene encoding Asp-tRNA(Asn) amidotransferase subunit GatC, whose protein sequence is MKIEKEAEIILEKFRESLQDIPELEETQYIVDNVNLTRPDCGKDKNPEKILRNAELDENGNVIAEKGKWVK, encoded by the coding sequence ATGAAAATAGAAAAAGAAGCTGAAATAATATTGGAAAAATTTCGGGAATCCCTTCAAGACATTCCTGAACTTGAAGAAACTCAATATATTGTTGATAACGTTAATCTAACGCGTCCAGATTGTGGGAAGGATAAAAACCCCGAAAAAATTCTTAGAAATGCAGAACTGGATGAAAATGGAAATGTTATTGCAGAAAAAGGAAAATGGGTAAAATAA
- a CDS encoding homoserine dehydrogenase, with product MKICILGFGAVGKGVVKAISMKNNRFKEKYGLDLKVVAVTDTSGAAISNNGLDLDLLLETKEKTGKVSNYPEYGVSGISNVHVLDKAEYDCLVEVTPTDICNGEPAKTHILKAFEDKKDVVTSNKGPLALYFKELNESAMNNGVQFKFEASVGGAMPIINFAHETLSSCDIDSILGILNGTTNYILSRMAKEGSSYEQILKESQELGIAETNPAQDVEGIDAACKTVILANSLLGRDVSYKDVEVTGISKITPESISLAKNEGYLIKLIGEVSGDVLEVSPRLVREGSPFAVDGTLNVATLKTDLAEDVTVVGKGAGPLETASAILSDIISIYKIKQCNG from the coding sequence ATGAAAATTTGTATTTTAGGTTTTGGTGCAGTTGGAAAGGGCGTAGTAAAGGCTATTTCCATGAAAAATAATAGATTTAAAGAAAAATATGGATTAGATCTTAAGGTGGTAGCAGTTACGGATACTTCTGGAGCTGCAATCTCTAATAATGGGTTAGATCTTGATTTACTCCTTGAAACTAAAGAAAAAACTGGAAAAGTTTCTAATTATCCAGAATATGGAGTTTCTGGAATATCAAATGTGCATGTACTTGATAAGGCTGAATATGACTGTCTTGTTGAAGTAACTCCTACTGATATCTGCAACGGTGAACCTGCTAAAACACATATTTTAAAGGCATTTGAGGATAAAAAAGATGTAGTTACCTCAAATAAGGGACCTTTAGCTTTATACTTCAAAGAACTAAATGAATCTGCAATGAATAATGGAGTCCAATTTAAATTTGAAGCTTCCGTAGGAGGGGCAATGCCAATTATAAACTTTGCCCATGAAACTTTATCCAGCTGTGATATAGATTCTATATTAGGAATTTTAAATGGTACAACAAACTACATACTCTCAAGGATGGCTAAGGAAGGTTCATCATATGAACAGATTTTAAAAGAATCTCAAGAGCTGGGAATAGCTGAAACTAATCCTGCACAAGATGTTGAAGGTATAGATGCAGCGTGTAAAACTGTAATTCTTGCAAATTCACTTTTAGGTAGAGATGTAAGTTATAAAGATGTGGAAGTAACTGGAATATCAAAAATTACTCCCGAATCCATTTCTCTTGCTAAAAATGAAGGTTATCTCATTAAATTAATTGGGGAAGTATCGGGAGATGTTCTTGAAGTCTCACCAAGACTTGTAAGGGAAGGATCTCCTTTTGCAGTAGACGGCACGCTGAATGTGGCGACACTTAAAACAGATCTTGCCGAAGATGTAACTGTTGTTGGAAAAGGTGCAGGGCCCCTTGAAACTGCTTCTGCGATTTTAAGTGATATAATAAGTATTTACAAGATTAAACAATGCAACGGGTAA